The sequence below is a genomic window from Colletotrichum destructivum chromosome 4, complete sequence.
CCGGATGGGTTGGCATTGCCGAAGAGAACGTCAGCGAGACCATGGCCTGTTTCCTGGCCACCAAACCAAGCGTGAACCAGCGTGGCCGCCTTGGGTTCCCATGGCATCTCGATCGGACATCCAGACTGGGTTACAATTACCTAGAAGTCGTGAAGTGAGTAATGGAGCGCGGTGCCTCTCTGTGTGGGACATGAACATGAACTCACAGCGTCCGGGTTTGCCTCAAGCACGGCTTGAATTAGATCGTCAACACGACCGGGAAGCCTGAGATGTTTGCGGTCCGCCCCTTCGTATTCGAAATCGGAGGAAaggccagcaacaacaatTGCAACGTCGACGGACTTTGCCAGATCTGCCGCTTCCTTGATGGCGACGTCTTCGTCGATGACCTCGAATCCACCGACACGTCCTGCGAGAGTCAATGCGGtaccgacgccgccggaAAGATCTTCGTTGACTTGCACGACTTCCAGGTCGATGGCTTGCCCTTCGGTGACTGTTGTTTCGCAGAACCTCTCCATGGAAAGCCGGTTGAAGCAGGGCGTCGGCCCTGTCTTGGCCGGCTGATCGGTCCACAAGTCAACAACTTGCTCTCCGTTGATCCTCAGCTTTCCTTTCCCCGAAGTGCTGAACCCGAATCGAAAGGGGCCCGAGGTAGAAGGCGTGTAGGTTGCGCGAGCTCGAGCGTAGAACTTCTTCGGCAGCGAGGCGTGGAAACTTTCTGGGATATCGATCAATTCCTTTTCCGCATGGGCCGATACCAGGACTTCAGAACCGGGGTTTTCGTCCGGGTCTTCTCCAAAGACCTCGACGGACCACCCGAAGCCTTGATGCTGCGGCTCCTTGGGTGCAAGGTGCTTCAACAAGGGGCTGAATCTGAAAGCTGCGAGTCAAATTAGTCCAGCATATGCCACAGCAACACCAATCGGGATAGGCTTACAATGACATCCGAGAGCATACGAGACGTTTTCCTTGCCAACCTCCTCAACGATGGCGTCGAACGGCGTCACGGAGTAGTACGGTTCGACTTCCGCACTTCCACCACCGCTCAGAGCGGGGTTCTTGATGTGGTCTCCGATCAAACCGATCCTTGTTTTCCCCGTCTTCTTTATGGGGAGCACTTTGCGGTCGTTCTTCAGCAGCACGATGCTTTCCGAGACCAGCGTGCGGATTAGGCGCTGTTGCTCAGGCGTGTTCGAAGCAGAGAAGTGGTCCGCCGGTTTCGTGTCGGTAACCTTGTTGACAAGGTTGAGGACGTTCCTCACGGCATCGTCGATTGCTGCCCGCGAGACCTTTCGACTGTTGACCGCCAGACTCAGACACTTCCCCCTCCACTGCGTCGGCCCGGGCATCTCCAAGTCCAAGCCGGCATTCAGCGCTTCCGAGGTGCTGTATGTTCCGAACCAATCGCTCATGACGAGCCCC
It includes:
- a CDS encoding Putative glycoside hydrolase, family 3, glycoside hydrolase family 3 domain, immunoglobulin; protein product: MIKDPDLKMATETTPPLDVEALIKQLSWDEKIELLAGQGSFRTTGLPHRGIPDLVTSDGPHGIRGRRSFARNPSPMLPSATGMGATFNVELLHKVGNLLGEEARARGVHVLLAPTICLQRSPLFGRGFEAFAEDPYLSGILGAAYINGVQERGVATSVKHYAAHDQSDNSIEDNVCMTQRTLREVHLMPFQLVMRHSDPWTFMTSYNKINGVHVSEDPLLLKQVLRKEWGFKGLVMSDWFGTYSTSEALNAGLDLEMPGPTQWRGKCLSLAVNSRKVSRAAIDDAVRNVLNLVNKVTDTKPADHFSASNTPEQQRLIRTLVSESIVLLKNDRKVLPIKKTGKTRIGLIGDHIKNPALSGGGSAEVEPYYSVTPFDAIVEEVGKENVSYALGCHSFRFSPLLKHLAPKEPQHQGFGWSVEVFGEDPDENPGSEVLVSAHAEKELIDIPESFHASLPKKFYARARATYTPSTSGPFRFGFSTSGKGKLRINGEQVVDLWTDQPAKTGPTPCFNRLSMERFCETTVTEGQAIDLEVVQVNEDLSGGVGTALTLAGRVGGFEVIDEDVAIKEAADLAKSVDVAIVVAGLSSDFEYEGADRKHLRLPGRVDDLIQAVLEANPDAVIVTQSGCPIEMPWEPKAATLVHAWFGGQETGHGLADVLFGNANPSGRLSQTFPRSIKHTPAYLTFSKSDYDIVYGEGVFIGHRYYESVDRDPLFYFGQGLSYSTFEYSNLRVPETFEPFAEYKMIISVDVTNTGPYDGAEVVQVYIHDPESTLLRPVRELKAFAKTSLAVNQSKTVEMTLDKYSLSYWSQENSKWVAEAGEYFVIVASSSRPGDEISRARFNLPETFFWEGV